One window of Chryseobacterium sp. JJR-5R genomic DNA carries:
- a CDS encoding TonB-dependent receptor, with product MESKVIKKLLIFGTMNMAAFMFSQTVNDTLSTRSKTIDEVVITGNSNPKASIKTSTSISTLKPADIINAAPRTTAEIFRTIPGIRAESSGGEGNSNITVRGVPVSAGGSRYLLIQEDGLPVMQFGDIAFGTQDQFTRFDSFVSRVEALRGGSASVFASNSPAGIINFITKTGEKQGGSITQQAGLNYKNFRTDIDYGTPLGKDFFIGIGGFYRGGDGPRKTGYTSNNGGQFRLSLLKKFEKGSIRVYGKYLDDRTAAYMPMPVAVSGSDSHPDYSSLSNFDILTGALQSANFKNDLTIGGNGQVLKSDIRDGMHSVSKTIGMEFNYDLGAGWKIDAKARYAANDGQFLAPFPASVGSKSEILESVAGYGSAVYAGTGTAVDSNAKYMKTVLFNTKLNNLNNFFSDVNISKKWDKVKLNTGVYNSSQNINLSWNWNTYLMEVSDNNARLVDIISNTGTKITDNGLLHYGVPDFGGVNRNYDTRYSVIAPHAQVEINPVQNLTLDLGARYDFGNVSGTFAGTKNTMRAIDVNQNGTFETPELAVAVVDGTVPVDYKYGIFGYSFGANYALNSRNAVFARVSQGGSASADRILFAGYNYTNNDDPALDAVKVNKLNQIEVGYKLRGASYFLNTTLFQARTIEANYEATTQLRTENKYESFGVEFDGFYKISKNFDIKAGLTYTHAEIKNAIDKTIIGNMPRRTPKVMYSFNPNVNIEKLSFGFFAVGSAKAYTQDSNKLIMPGYIMVNPYISYRLLSNLTLNVNANNVFNALAVTEAEESTLQGTNGIIRARALPGRTIGASVKFDF from the coding sequence ATGGAATCAAAAGTAATAAAGAAACTACTGATTTTCGGGACGATGAACATGGCGGCATTCATGTTTTCCCAGACTGTAAACGATACCTTATCTACCAGAAGCAAGACCATTGATGAAGTGGTGATTACAGGAAACTCCAACCCGAAAGCTTCAATCAAAACCAGTACTTCAATTTCAACTTTAAAACCGGCAGATATCATCAATGCGGCACCCAGAACCACGGCTGAAATTTTCAGGACGATCCCCGGGATCCGTGCCGAGTCTTCAGGCGGTGAAGGAAACTCCAATATTACGGTAAGGGGAGTCCCTGTTTCTGCGGGCGGCTCCAGGTATTTGCTGATCCAGGAAGACGGGCTTCCGGTAATGCAGTTCGGGGATATTGCCTTTGGCACTCAGGACCAGTTTACCCGGTTTGATTCCTTTGTCTCCCGCGTTGAAGCATTAAGAGGAGGCTCGGCATCGGTCTTTGCTTCCAATTCACCCGCAGGGATCATCAACTTTATTACGAAAACCGGTGAAAAGCAGGGAGGCAGCATTACCCAGCAGGCCGGCCTCAACTATAAAAACTTCAGGACCGATATAGATTACGGGACCCCTCTGGGAAAAGACTTTTTCATCGGCATCGGCGGTTTCTACAGAGGCGGTGACGGCCCGAGAAAAACAGGGTATACCTCCAACAACGGCGGACAGTTCCGTTTATCACTATTAAAGAAATTTGAAAAAGGAAGCATCCGCGTGTACGGTAAATACCTGGACGACCGTACAGCCGCTTATATGCCGATGCCGGTTGCCGTTTCAGGATCAGATTCTCATCCGGATTACAGCTCGCTCAGCAATTTCGACATCTTAACGGGTGCTTTGCAGTCTGCCAACTTTAAAAACGACCTTACGATCGGCGGAAACGGGCAGGTTCTGAAAAGCGATATCCGCGATGGTATGCATTCGGTCTCAAAAACGATAGGCATGGAATTTAATTATGACCTGGGTGCCGGCTGGAAAATCGATGCCAAGGCAAGATATGCGGCAAACGACGGACAGTTTCTCGCTCCGTTCCCGGCTTCGGTAGGCAGTAAATCTGAAATTCTTGAGTCTGTTGCAGGCTATGGAAGCGCAGTGTATGCAGGAACCGGTACCGCCGTAGACAGCAATGCCAAATACATGAAAACCGTGCTGTTCAATACCAAACTGAATAATCTCAACAATTTTTTCAGTGATGTGAATATCAGTAAGAAATGGGACAAAGTGAAGCTGAATACCGGAGTATACAACAGTTCACAGAATATCAATCTATCCTGGAACTGGAATACCTATCTGATGGAAGTATCCGATAACAACGCCCGTCTTGTGGATATTATAAGCAACACGGGAACTAAAATTACCGATAACGGACTTCTTCATTACGGCGTTCCTGATTTCGGAGGTGTAAACAGGAATTACGATACCAGATATTCGGTAATTGCTCCACACGCTCAGGTGGAAATCAACCCGGTTCAGAACCTGACGCTGGATTTAGGGGCAAGATATGATTTCGGGAATGTATCCGGAACCTTTGCAGGAACAAAAAACACGATGCGTGCCATTGATGTAAACCAGAACGGAACGTTTGAAACCCCGGAACTTGCTGTGGCTGTGGTGGACGGAACGGTTCCCGTTGATTATAAATACGGTATTTTCGGGTATTCGTTCGGGGCTAATTATGCGTTGAATTCCCGTAACGCCGTCTTTGCTAGGGTAAGCCAGGGCGGAAGCGCTTCTGCCGACAGGATCCTTTTTGCAGGCTACAATTACACCAATAATGATGACCCTGCTCTGGATGCCGTGAAAGTAAACAAGCTGAACCAGATCGAGGTCGGGTACAAATTAAGGGGAGCCAGTTATTTCCTGAATACGACGCTGTTCCAGGCGAGAACCATCGAAGCGAATTACGAAGCCACTACACAGCTGAGGACAGAAAATAAATATGAATCGTTCGGGGTTGAGTTCGACGGCTTTTATAAAATCAGTAAAAACTTTGACATCAAAGCAGGTCTGACTTATACGCATGCCGAAATTAAAAATGCCATTGACAAAACCATCATCGGGAATATGCCGAGGAGGACCCCGAAAGTAATGTATTCTTTCAACCCGAATGTAAATATTGAAAAACTGAGCTTCGGTTTCTTTGCCGTAGGATCTGCAAAAGCATATACCCAGGACAGCAATAAGCTGATCATGCCGGGTTATATTATGGTAAATCCATATATTTCATACAGGCTTTTAAGCAATTTGACGCTTAATGTAAATGCCAATAACGTATTCAATGCACTGGCCGTTACAGAAGCGGAAGAAAGCACTCTGCAGGGAACCAACGGGATCATCAGGGCAAGGGCACTTCCGGGAAGAACGATTGGTGCCAGCGTAAAATTTGATTTTTAA